In one window of Candidatus Binatia bacterium DNA:
- a CDS encoding LON peptidase substrate-binding domain-containing protein encodes MDLPSIIPVFPLPNVVLFPGVPLPLHVFEPRYRDLVRDASAGHEIIGMALLRGNWQQRYDQNPDIFETGCAGKILNLESLPGGKFNIVLHGVREFSIERHIFDRSYRQAEVRWRVGGQRSIDGACRTRLINVLSGYLRMQPDTPAHRLLHDQTLSDDLLVNFFSYALEIAPLEKQGLLEAGTLPDRAERLREILEFHLEESRHGPRPPGPDRCH; translated from the coding sequence ATGGATTTACCTTCCATCATTCCAGTGTTTCCGTTGCCCAACGTGGTGCTGTTCCCGGGCGTGCCCTTGCCGCTCCACGTCTTCGAACCCCGCTACCGGGATCTCGTGCGCGACGCCTCCGCCGGCCACGAGATCATCGGCATGGCACTGCTGCGTGGAAATTGGCAACAGCGCTACGACCAGAACCCCGACATCTTCGAGACCGGTTGCGCCGGCAAGATCCTCAATCTCGAGTCCCTGCCGGGCGGCAAGTTCAACATCGTCCTCCACGGCGTCCGCGAGTTCAGCATCGAACGCCACATCTTCGACCGATCGTACCGCCAAGCCGAGGTGCGCTGGCGTGTCGGCGGCCAGCGTAGTATCGACGGCGCCTGTCGTACGCGGCTGATCAACGTGCTCAGCGGCTATCTCCGAATGCAGCCGGACACCCCGGCACACCGCCTGTTGCACGACCAGACGTTGTCGGACGATCTGCTGGTGAATTTCTTTTCCTACGCCCTGGAGATTGCGCCGCTCGAAAAGCAGGGCCTGCTCGAAGCCGGCACGCTGCCTGATCGCGCCGAGCGGCTGCGCGAAATCCTCGAGTTTCATCTGGAAGAGTCACGCCACGGGCCCAGACCGCCGGGCCCCGACCGCTGCCACTGA
- a CDS encoding acyclic terpene utilization AtuA family protein has product MHNDILRIANCSGFYGDRLSAAREMVEGGPIDVLTGDYLAELTMMILFKDRMKNPEAGFARTFLRQMEQVLGTCVDRGIKVVANAGGLNPAGLAAEMEKLVAKLGIKARIAYIDGDNLLPSIPALLERGVELRHLDKDIPLTSLKSQVVTANAYLGAWGIVEALRRGADVVICPRVTDAALTLGPAAWKFDWARTDWDRLAGGIVAGHIIECGAQCTGGNYSFFKEVPDIAHIGFPIAEMHRDGTFVITKHPGTGGLVSVGTVTAQLLYEIQGPRYLNPDVITRFDSIRLQQEGSDRVRVSGIQGEPPPPTTKVCINYLGGYKNSATFVLTGLDIEEKARLAEDTFWQLVGGKEQFAEVSVRLLRSDRPDPQSNDDAFAHLRVTVKDPDANRVGRAFSNKGVEMALANYPGFFATAPPGDASPYGVYWPAVVPSELVEHRVVIGGETVSIPPVEQRSGTHEAQVAPVETPPPPVGPTERLPLGTICGARSGDKGGNANVGVWVRNSAAYAWLEQYLTVARFQQLIPESAQLTVQRYPLPNLLSVNFIVNGLLGDGVAASTRSDPQAKSLGEYLRAKAVDIPRALLAG; this is encoded by the coding sequence ATGCACAACGACATTCTACGCATCGCTAACTGCAGCGGGTTTTACGGCGACCGGCTGAGTGCGGCCCGGGAGATGGTCGAGGGTGGACCGATCGACGTCCTCACCGGCGACTATCTGGCCGAGCTGACGATGATGATCCTGTTCAAGGATCGCATGAAGAATCCCGAGGCGGGTTTCGCCCGCACCTTCCTGCGGCAGATGGAACAGGTGCTCGGCACGTGCGTGGACCGCGGCATCAAGGTGGTCGCCAACGCCGGCGGCTTGAACCCCGCCGGACTGGCCGCCGAGATGGAGAAACTCGTTGCCAAGCTCGGCATCAAAGCCAGGATCGCCTACATCGACGGCGACAATCTGTTGCCGAGTATCCCTGCCCTGCTCGAACGCGGCGTTGAGCTCCGGCACTTGGACAAAGACATTCCGCTCACCTCGCTGAAGTCGCAAGTTGTTACAGCCAATGCCTACCTGGGAGCATGGGGCATCGTCGAAGCGTTGCGGCGCGGAGCGGACGTGGTGATCTGCCCGCGGGTCACCGATGCCGCGCTGACGCTGGGGCCGGCAGCTTGGAAGTTCGATTGGGCACGGACCGATTGGGACCGCCTGGCGGGGGGCATCGTTGCGGGACACATCATCGAGTGCGGCGCGCAGTGCACCGGCGGCAACTACTCCTTCTTCAAGGAGGTTCCGGATATCGCCCACATTGGCTTCCCGATTGCCGAGATGCATCGTGACGGCACGTTCGTCATCACCAAGCATCCGGGAACAGGCGGTCTGGTGTCCGTCGGAACAGTCACGGCGCAGCTCCTCTACGAAATCCAGGGGCCGCGCTATTTGAATCCCGACGTCATCACACGCTTCGACTCGATCCGCTTGCAGCAGGAAGGTTCCGACCGCGTACGGGTCTCGGGCATCCAAGGCGAACCGCCGCCGCCCACGACCAAGGTCTGTATCAATTACCTCGGCGGCTACAAGAACTCGGCGACGTTTGTGCTGACCGGCCTGGACATCGAGGAGAAGGCGCGCCTGGCTGAGGACACTTTCTGGCAGCTGGTCGGTGGCAAGGAGCAGTTCGCTGAGGTCAGCGTTCGCCTGCTGCGTTCCGACCGCCCGGATCCGCAATCCAACGATGATGCCTTTGCGCACCTGCGCGTGACGGTGAAGGACCCGGATGCCAACCGCGTCGGACGGGCCTTCAGCAATAAGGGCGTCGAAATGGCCTTAGCGAACTATCCCGGCTTCTTCGCCACCGCACCCCCGGGCGATGCCTCACCCTACGGCGTTTACTGGCCCGCGGTCGTCCCTTCGGAGTTGGTCGAGCACCGCGTCGTGATCGGCGGGGAAACGGTTTCCATTCCACCGGTGGAGCAACGCTCCGGAACTCATGAAGCGCAGGTTGCTCCTGTCGAAACTCCGCCGCCGCCGGTGGGGCCGACCGAACGCCTGCCGCTCGGCACCATCTGCGGCGCGCGCTCGGGAGACAAGGGTGGCAACGCCAACGTTGGTGTCTGGGTCAGGAATTCGGCCGCCTACGCCTGGCTCGAACAGTACCTGACCGTCGCCCGCTTCCAGCAGCTCATTCCGGAGTCCGCACAGCTGACCGTCCAGCGCTACCCGCTCCCGAACTTGCTCAGTGTCAACTTCATCGTCAACGGGCTTCTGGGTGACGGCGTCGCCGCCTCGACGCGCAGCGATCCGCAGGCAAAGAGTCTGGGCGAGTATCTGCGTGCCAAGGCGGTCGACATCCCGCGAGCGCTGTTGGCGGGTTGA
- a CDS encoding enoyl-CoA hydratase-related protein, which produces MTDLVLYDLRHDAAWITLNQPEKRNALSDILVEGVRAHLQNAIADDHVRVIVLTGAGAAFCAGADLKSGGVSAGGASAENPFVGVLKAIWECPKPVIGRINGHAFGGGIGLAAACDVTVAADSAMFSFSEVRVGVIPAMISVLVIPKLGIHNTMWLFLTGERFSAQRAVELGLIHRAVPASDLDRAVDDVIGMIRLGGPNAVREAKQLVRRIPELSMEEGFRYTSKKIGELFASEEAAEGMRAFIEKRKPRWAE; this is translated from the coding sequence ATGACCGACCTCGTACTCTACGACCTCCGCCACGACGCGGCCTGGATCACCCTCAACCAGCCGGAGAAGCGCAACGCCCTGAGTGATATCCTCGTCGAGGGCGTACGGGCGCACCTCCAGAACGCCATCGCCGACGACCACGTCCGGGTGATCGTACTCACCGGTGCGGGCGCCGCCTTTTGCGCCGGTGCGGACCTCAAAAGCGGCGGCGTGAGTGCAGGCGGCGCATCGGCTGAAAACCCATTTGTGGGAGTTCTGAAGGCCATCTGGGAATGTCCGAAACCGGTGATCGGACGCATCAACGGCCACGCTTTCGGCGGCGGTATTGGTCTCGCCGCCGCGTGCGACGTCACCGTGGCTGCCGACTCCGCCATGTTCAGTTTCAGCGAGGTGCGCGTCGGCGTCATCCCCGCCATGATCTCGGTCCTGGTCATTCCCAAGCTCGGCATCCACAACACGATGTGGCTGTTCCTGACCGGAGAGCGTTTCTCGGCGCAACGAGCGGTCGAGCTGGGGCTCATCCATCGTGCCGTGCCGGCATCCGACCTCGACCGCGCCGTCGATGACGTCATCGGCATGATCCGTCTCGGCGGCCCCAACGCCGTTCGAGAGGCCAAACAACTGGTGCGCCGCATTCCCGAGCTGTCGATGGAGGAAGGGTTCCGCTACACTAGCAAGAAGATCGGCGAACTGTTCGCCTCGGAGGAAGCGGCCGAAGGCATGCGGGCGTTCATCGAGAAACGCAAGCCACGCTGGGCGGAATGA
- a CDS encoding acetyl-CoA carboxylase biotin carboxylase subunit — protein sequence MKTFRKILIANRGEIASRIIRTCREMGIGTAAIYSDPDRNAPFVRQADEAVYIGPPLSSASFLAIEKIIDTARQVGADAVHPGYGFLAENADFAQACADAGLTFIGPTPEAIRRMGSKIEAKKIMTAAGVPVIPGFSAQGLSDHDIEAKAREVGYPILIKASAGGGGKGMRVVQEGSKLSAALAAARREAKNAFGDDTLLIERYFQAPRHIEIQILGDAQGNLIHCGERECSIQRRYQKIIEEAPSPALNQERRAHMGAAALAAGHAIGYRNAGTVEFVVDQEGKFYFLEVNTRLQVEHPVTEAITGLDLVRLQIQIARGEPLPLRQDDLAWRGHAIEARIYAEDPSSDFLPSTGTLISWKESPAAGVRYDSGVASGSEVTIHYDPMLAKVIAHAPTRVEAAQRLAKALSEMTVFGVRTNLHLLTQVLHHPEFLSGNLDTHFIGKHIPLDRHPTPAQREADRLHAIATALWLQEQRRAQAPVWRSLPSGWRNNPSQMQEIAFTSGDATIRVLYRAHTRDDIDVEVDGASHRAALLECGDSHVAIALDGVRRTCTMATRQDVHYAHSPRGTSELHEVPRFPPPVREEVHGGCRAPMPGKILAVHAAPGQTVKKGETLVILEAMKMEHDVSAPHDGVVREVACEVGQQVDAGTVLVTLEELAAT from the coding sequence ATGAAAACCTTCCGCAAGATCCTCATCGCCAACCGCGGCGAAATCGCCTCCCGCATCATCCGCACCTGCCGTGAGATGGGTATCGGCACAGCCGCCATCTATTCGGACCCGGATCGCAACGCCCCGTTCGTGCGCCAGGCGGACGAGGCGGTGTACATCGGCCCGCCACTCAGCAGCGCTTCCTTCCTCGCCATCGAAAAGATCATCGATACCGCCCGGCAGGTTGGCGCCGACGCCGTGCACCCAGGGTACGGCTTTCTCGCCGAGAACGCCGACTTCGCGCAGGCGTGCGCCGATGCGGGACTGACGTTCATCGGCCCCACGCCCGAGGCCATCCGGCGCATGGGCAGCAAGATCGAGGCAAAGAAGATCATGACCGCGGCCGGGGTGCCGGTAATTCCCGGCTTCAGTGCCCAAGGCCTTTCGGATCACGATATCGAAGCGAAGGCGCGCGAAGTCGGCTATCCGATCCTGATCAAGGCGTCGGCTGGCGGCGGTGGCAAGGGCATGCGTGTGGTCCAAGAAGGATCCAAGCTCTCCGCCGCGCTGGCCGCCGCCCGCCGCGAGGCCAAGAACGCCTTCGGCGACGACACCCTGCTGATCGAGCGCTACTTCCAAGCGCCGCGCCACATCGAGATCCAGATTTTGGGTGACGCGCAGGGCAACCTGATCCACTGCGGCGAACGCGAGTGCTCGATTCAGCGCCGCTACCAGAAGATCATCGAGGAGGCGCCCTCCCCTGCCCTCAACCAAGAGCGCCGCGCGCACATGGGCGCCGCAGCCCTGGCCGCCGGCCACGCCATCGGCTACCGCAACGCCGGCACGGTCGAATTCGTCGTCGATCAAGAAGGCAAGTTCTACTTCCTCGAAGTGAACACACGCCTCCAAGTGGAGCACCCGGTGACGGAAGCCATCACCGGCCTGGACCTGGTGCGGCTGCAAATCCAAATTGCTCGAGGAGAACCGTTGCCACTGCGCCAGGACGATCTGGCGTGGCGCGGCCACGCCATCGAGGCCCGCATTTATGCCGAGGATCCGTCCAGCGACTTCCTACCCTCAACGGGAACGCTCATCTCCTGGAAGGAGTCGCCCGCCGCAGGTGTCCGCTACGACAGTGGCGTCGCCTCCGGTTCGGAGGTAACGATCCATTACGATCCGATGCTGGCCAAGGTCATCGCGCATGCGCCGACGCGCGTCGAGGCGGCACAGCGGCTGGCAAAGGCGCTGTCCGAAATGACCGTGTTCGGTGTGCGCACCAATCTGCATCTCCTCACCCAGGTGCTGCACCACCCCGAGTTCCTCTCCGGCAATTTGGACACGCACTTCATCGGCAAGCACATCCCGCTCGACCGGCACCCGACACCTGCCCAGCGGGAAGCGGACCGGCTCCACGCCATCGCCACGGCGCTCTGGCTGCAGGAGCAGCGCCGGGCGCAAGCACCGGTCTGGCGCAGCCTGCCCTCGGGCTGGCGCAACAACCCCAGCCAGATGCAGGAGATCGCGTTCACCAGCGGCGACGCGACCATCCGCGTTTTGTACCGCGCTCACACGCGTGATGACATCGATGTTGAGGTTGATGGCGCCTCGCACCGAGCCGCCTTGCTCGAGTGCGGCGACTCCCACGTCGCCATCGCGCTCGACGGGGTGCGCCGCACGTGCACTATGGCGACGCGACAGGACGTGCACTACGCCCACAGCCCGCGCGGCACCTCCGAGCTGCACGAAGTGCCGCGTTTTCCTCCACCAGTGCGCGAAGAGGTTCACGGCGGATGCCGAGCCCCAATGCCCGGAAAGATCCTCGCCGTACACGCCGCGCCTGGCCAAACCGTGAAGAAGGGTGAGACGCTGGTGATCCTCGAGGCTATGAAGATGGAGCACGACGTCAGTGCGCCGCACGACGGCGTGGTGCGTGAAGTCGCCTGCGAAGTCGGGCAGCAAGTCGATGCCGGGACGGTATTGGTCACCTTGGAAGAGTTGGCGGCGACGTGA
- the efp gene encoding elongation factor P, producing the protein MLNASEFKRGGRIDLDGDPYVVMDVHFQSPSARGASTLVKVKVRNLRTGNVFDRTFKTSDKVPEAQLELRAVQYLYADDDGYHFMDSESFEQFALRADTLGDDAGYLIEGLSGIRSVVFNDAVMNIELPQSVVLRIRDTDPPFKGASAQAQTKPATLETGLVIQVPAYLEPGDAVQVDTREARFIARAKS; encoded by the coding sequence ATGCTCAATGCCAGTGAGTTCAAACGTGGCGGTCGGATCGACCTCGACGGCGACCCGTACGTCGTCATGGACGTACACTTCCAGTCGCCCTCGGCGCGCGGCGCCAGCACCTTGGTCAAGGTGAAGGTGCGCAACTTGCGCACCGGCAACGTGTTCGATCGCACCTTCAAAACAAGCGACAAGGTGCCGGAGGCGCAGCTGGAGCTCCGGGCGGTGCAGTATCTGTACGCCGATGACGACGGCTATCACTTCATGGACTCTGAATCGTTCGAGCAGTTCGCCTTGCGCGCCGACACGCTGGGCGACGACGCCGGCTATCTCATCGAGGGCCTCAGTGGCATCCGCTCGGTGGTCTTCAACGACGCCGTAATGAACATCGAGTTGCCACAGTCGGTCGTCCTGCGCATCCGCGACACCGACCCGCCATTCAAGGGCGCGTCGGCGCAGGCACAAACCAAGCCGGCCACGCTCGAAACCGGCCTGGTCATCCAGGTGCCGGCGTACCTGGAGCCCGGCGACGCCGTGCAAGTGGACACCCGCGAAGCCCGCTTCATCGCGCGCGCCAAATCGTAG